The DNA window AATTCTTACTTCTTTATGATGATTTTTTACAACAATATATTCATCAGCAACATAAGCTCCCTTTTCTAGATAGGTCTTCCTACTAAATGGGATTATATTTGCCTTTGTATCATTTTTCAAATCATAAGTTAACTCATTATCTACATTCAACACTACATAGTCTTCCTTGCATTGATTTTTAAATACATTAGCCTTAGCCTTTACATAGTTTTCCATTGTTTTATGTCTATTTAAATGATCTGGTGTAATGTTTAAAATAGCTGAAATTTTAGGTCTAAAATCAATAATACTTTCAAGCTGAAAGCTACTAACCTCAGTGACCATAATAGCTTCTTTACTAGCCTCTAATGATTTTGATACAGCAGCAATCCCAATATTTCCAACAACATAGGTCTCTTTTTCTGCTCTTTTAAATATTTCTCCTGTTAGAGCTGTTGTTGTTGTTTTTCCATTAGTCCCTGTAATAGCAATGAATTTTCCCTTACATAACCTATATGCCAATTCCAATTCTCCTATGACTATTATGCCCATATTTTTTGCCTTTTGGATAAAAGGTAAATCTGTGGGTACTCCTGGACTAAGAACCATTATATGAAAAGCTGATAAATTTTTTGGATGCTCTCCTAAAATGAACTCTATTTCATCAACCTTTAAATCTTTTAAAATATCCTTTAAAGCATCCTCCTTTTTCATATCATTAACAGTCACTTTAGCACCTAACTTTAATAATGTATTTACAGTTGGTATTCCTGACCTTCCTAATCCCACTACTAAAACATTCTTATCCTTTACGAACAATATATACACCCACTTTCATTTCTGTAAAAATTAATTTAAACTAAACAATCCTATTATACATAATAATAAGGTAACAGACCAAAATACAATAACAACCTTTGTTTCTTTCCATCCCGTTAGTTCAAAATGATGATGGAGTGGACTCATTTTAAAAATTCTTTTTCCTGTTAGCTTAAAAGAGGTTACTTGCATAATTACAGATAATGCTTCTGCAAAATAAATTCCTCCAACAATAGGAATTAAAAGGGTTAGATTCATTAATATTGCAATAGCTGCAACAGCACCACCTAGTGCCATAGATCCAGTATCTCCCATAAATACTTTTGCCGGGTAAGCATTAAATCTTAAAAAACCTAAACAAGCACCTGTTAAAGCTCCACAAAATACTGCAATACTAGGATACCCCCAATTCATAGCTACTAAACTAAAAAAAGAAGAAACGATCAAAGTAACACCTGCTGCCAATCCATCCAAACCATCTGTTAAATTTACACTATTTGCAGTTGCCACCATAACTGTCACAATAAACGGAATATAAAGAACCCCTAAATCCAAGTATTGATTGATAAAAGGAACCAATATTTTCGTTCCGTACTGAGATATAGATGACTGATATAAGGCAATGAGTACAGCAACAATAATCTGACCTATCAATTTTTGATATGCTTTAAGTCCTAAATTCCTTTTTAGCACTACTTTTATAAAATCATCTATAAATCCTATAAGCCCAAATGAAATTGTAGCAAACAAAATAACATATAAATCCCTGTTTACATTCCCTGAAGTTAAGGTAGTGATGCAAATAGCAGCAATCATAATTAACCCACCCATTGTAGGTGTTCCTGATTTAGACATATGAGATTTTGGTCCCTCATCCCTTATACTTTGTCCTACCTTTAATCTACGTAATATAGGTATTACGATAGGTCCTAAAATAAGTGTACTAAGAAATGAGAATATAATCATTATAATTAGTTGTTGATAATGTATCATCAAATTAGCTCCTCTCTTGTATGTATCGTACAATTTCCTCCATTCGCATTCCCCTTGATCCTTTTATCAATACGATATCTTCTTTTTGTAATATGTTTTTTAATATTCCTATAGCTTCTTCATTGTTTTTACATATATATACTTTTTCTTCATCAAAGTGGTTTTCTATAGCCCCTTTTGCAATATGTTCTGCGTCTGTCCCCACCACTATGAGCATATCTATTGAATTTTTTGCTACTTCACAGCCTACATCATTATGGCCGACCTTAGCATATTCCCCCATTTCCAGCATATCTCC is part of the Crassaminicella profunda genome and encodes:
- the murD gene encoding UDP-N-acetylmuramoyl-L-alanine--D-glutamate ligase, whose translation is MFVKDKNVLVVGLGRSGIPTVNTLLKLGAKVTVNDMKKEDALKDILKDLKVDEIEFILGEHPKNLSAFHIMVLSPGVPTDLPFIQKAKNMGIIVIGELELAYRLCKGKFIAITGTNGKTTTTALTGEIFKRAEKETYVVGNIGIAAVSKSLEASKEAIMVTEVSSFQLESIIDFRPKISAILNITPDHLNRHKTMENYVKAKANVFKNQCKEDYVVLNVDNELTYDLKNDTKANIIPFSRKTYLEKGAYVADEYIVVKNHHKEVRICHIDDLNIPGKHNLENALAATAICYFAGIDASIIGDGLKSFMGVEHRIEFVDQIKGVRFINDSKGTNPDAAIKAIEAMQTPIVLVAGGMDKGSDFKEFIDSFNGKVKEMILIGETAEKIKKTAEENGFSRCTIVENMEQAVKTAAEASQNGDTVLLSPACASWDMYPSFEVRGEHFKECVKILRG
- the mraY gene encoding phospho-N-acetylmuramoyl-pentapeptide-transferase, which translates into the protein MIHYQQLIIMIIFSFLSTLILGPIVIPILRRLKVGQSIRDEGPKSHMSKSGTPTMGGLIMIAAICITTLTSGNVNRDLYVILFATISFGLIGFIDDFIKVVLKRNLGLKAYQKLIGQIIVAVLIALYQSSISQYGTKILVPFINQYLDLGVLYIPFIVTVMVATANSVNLTDGLDGLAAGVTLIVSSFFSLVAMNWGYPSIAVFCGALTGACLGFLRFNAYPAKVFMGDTGSMALGGAVAAIAILMNLTLLIPIVGGIYFAEALSVIMQVTSFKLTGKRIFKMSPLHHHFELTGWKETKVVIVFWSVTLLLCIIGLFSLN